Proteins from a single region of Gambusia affinis linkage group LG12, SWU_Gaff_1.0, whole genome shotgun sequence:
- the colec12 gene encoding collectin-12 isoform X1 has translation MKDEFTDEEEVQSFGYKRFGIQEGTECTKCKNDWALRAAIALLYVLCALLTIAVAVLGYKVVQRMDNVTEGMQNYGGKINAVETDLKKLDDQAGEKSLNATSEISTFKSDLEVLQNQLKDISSRATSNRDMLEDLLVTGDNMENGHISLQRVLDGNADALRGINQSLASYSGMIDNLQANTARLQSELQEQVKVQSETQVNVNSLNITQGQQRNLLSSLQKTVEDVSQAVQKLKNDYQILQQTANYTRSDSQWLKEKIQNLQVLAANNSAVASSNGDTLDDLRTQLNALAIQIQNTSAITDSHDQGLREMMDRQRDSDNATSLKFDEMEVRLDKHENTMDRVTGNMSFAAQILGVISSDLTGLRSCAETVMRHTDLLADLNATMEEAKTNSKDLRTQQDELATRLDQEVNNLSNVMEEMKLVDSKHSQLITNFTILQGPPGPKGSRGDKGPQGPMGQTGEKGDKGDKGMPGLVGPKGDRGPTGQAGVTGPKGSTGARGLSGPKGSRGSGGRPGNPGEKGDPGANGYPGANGNPGLPGPQGPQGLKGAAGPPGLEGPRGPVGPIGPAGPPGLPGLPGPVSSVNIKPTRSPQVIKPPLPTLASVPTERSKNSAQIQPPAAVSTPTPGCPSGFRKFGDSCYYFSSGSQRLNFNEANKFCKNISSHMLIINDNEEQQFIRTAISKGYFWLGLTDKEEENVWKWVDGTIPVFTNWKPGQPDNWTHGHVNGEDCAGLIHNANWNDFYCTDRIGFICERSSELVVPVL, from the exons acgAATTTactgatgaagaggaggtgCAGTCCTTCGGCTACAAACGGTTTG GAATTCAGGAGGGTACTGAGTGCACAAAGTGTAAAAATGATTGGGCACTAAGAGCAGCCATCGCTCTCCTCTATGTGCTCTGCGCCCTGCTCACTATAGCAGTGGCTGTCCTTGGGTACAAAG TTGTCCAAAGGATGGACAATGTCACTGAGGGCATGCAGAATTATGGAGGCAAGATCAATGCTGTTGAAACAGACTTAAAGAAACTAG atgaTCAAGCAGGAGAGAAGTCCCTCAATGCCACCAGTGAAATCAGTACCTTCAAATCAGATCTGGAAGTGTTACAAAACCAACTGAAAGACATTAGCAGTAGAGCAACAAGCAACAGAGACATGCTAGAAGACCTTCTAGTCACAGGAGACAATATGGAGAATGGCCACATCTCGCTTCAACGTGTCCTGGATGGTAACGCAGACGCACTGCGTGGGATCAATCAGTCCTTGGCTTCCTACAGTGGAATGATTGACAACCTCCAGGCAAACACTGCACGACTCCAGTCTGAGCTCCAAGAGCAGGTCAAAGTGCAGAGTGAGACTCAAGTGAATGTCAATTCACTTAATATCACCCAAGGACAGCAGCGCAACTTGCTCAGCTCGCTACAGAAAACAGTCGAAGATGTTAGTCAGGCGGTACAGAAACTGAAGAATGACTATCAGATTCTGCAGCAAACAGCCAATTATACGCGTTCAGACTCACAGTGGCTGAAAGAAAAGATCCAGAATCTTCAGGTTTTGGCTGCAAATAATTCTGCTGTGGCCAGCTCCAATGGAGACACACTGGATGACTTGAGAACCCAGCTGAATGCCTTGGCCATCCAAATCCAGAATACCTCAGCCATCACAGACAGTCATGACCAAGGCTTGCGTGAGATGATGGATCGCCAGAGAGACAGTGATAATGCCACCTCATTAAAGTTTGATGAGATGGAAGTACGATTGGACAAGCATGAGAACACCATGGACCGTGTGACAGGAAACATGAGCTTTGCCGCGCAGATCTTGGGTGTCATCAGTTCTGACCTGACCGGCCTGAGATCCTGTGCTGAGACAGTGATGAGGCATACGGACCTGCTAGCAGACTTGAATGCCACCATGGAAGAGGCCAAAACCAACAGCAAAGACCTGCGCACACAGCAGGATGAGCTTGCAACCAGGTTGGACCAAGAGGTGAACAACCTGTCCAATGTGATGGAGGAGATGAAGCTGGTAGACAGCAAACACTCACAGCTCATTACAAACTTCACCATTCTGCAGG gtCCGCCAGGTCCAAAAGGCTCCAGAGGTGATAAAGGTCCCCAAGGGCCGATGGGCCAGACAGGAGAGAAGGGAGATAAAGGAGACAAAGGAATGCCAGGCCTGGTGGGACCAAAAGGAGACCGAGGTCCTACTGGACAAGCAGGTGTGACAGGTCCAAAAGGTTCCACTGGTGCTCGGGGGCTTTCAGGACCTAAAGGGTCCAGAGGCTCTGGAGGCAGACCTGGAAACCCTGGTGAGAAAGGTGACCCTGGAGCAAATGGGTACCCTGGAGCCAATGGAAATCCTGGATTGCCAGGGCCACAAGGGCCACAGGGACTTAAAGGAGCAGCAGGACCTCCAGGCTTAGAGGGGCCTCGTGGGCCTGTTGGTCCAATTGGCCCTGCTGGTCCTCCAGGCCTTCCAGGCTTGCCTGGGCCTGTGTCTTCTGTCAATATAAAACCAACCAGATCCCCTCAAGTTATCAAACCTCCCCTACCGACTTTAGCCTCAGTTCCAACAGAGAGATCAAAAAACTCTGCACAGATACAGCCCCCAGCTGCTGTTTCCACCCCAACACCTG gTTGTCCTTCTGGGTTCAGAAAGTTTGGGGACAGCTGCTACTACTTTTCTTCTGGCTCCCAGAGACTCAACTTTAATGAAGCAAACAAGTTCTGCAAAAACATATCATCCCATATGCTCATAATCAATGACAATGAAGAACAG CAATTCATAAGAACTGCCATTTCAAAGGGCTATTTCTGGTTGGGTCTTACTGacaaggaagaagaaaatgtctggAAGTGGGTGGATGGAACCATACCAGTTTTTAC AAACTGGAAACCTGGTCAGCCCGATAACTGGACTCACGGTCATGTAAATGGAGAGGATTGTGCGGGTCTTATCCATAATGCTAACTGGAATGATTTCTACTGCACAGACCGCATTGGGTTCATATGTGAACGTTCATCCGAGT TGGTGGTTCCAGTTTTATAG
- the colec12 gene encoding collectin-12 isoform X2, with protein MKDEFTDEEEVQSFGYKRFVVQRMDNVTEGMQNYGGKINAVETDLKKLDDQAGEKSLNATSEISTFKSDLEVLQNQLKDISSRATSNRDMLEDLLVTGDNMENGHISLQRVLDGNADALRGINQSLASYSGMIDNLQANTARLQSELQEQVKVQSETQVNVNSLNITQGQQRNLLSSLQKTVEDVSQAVQKLKNDYQILQQTANYTRSDSQWLKEKIQNLQVLAANNSAVASSNGDTLDDLRTQLNALAIQIQNTSAITDSHDQGLREMMDRQRDSDNATSLKFDEMEVRLDKHENTMDRVTGNMSFAAQILGVISSDLTGLRSCAETVMRHTDLLADLNATMEEAKTNSKDLRTQQDELATRLDQEVNNLSNVMEEMKLVDSKHSQLITNFTILQGPPGPKGSRGDKGPQGPMGQTGEKGDKGDKGMPGLVGPKGDRGPTGQAGVTGPKGSTGARGLSGPKGSRGSGGRPGNPGEKGDPGANGYPGANGNPGLPGPQGPQGLKGAAGPPGLEGPRGPVGPIGPAGPPGLPGLPGPVSSVNIKPTRSPQVIKPPLPTLASVPTERSKNSAQIQPPAAVSTPTPGCPSGFRKFGDSCYYFSSGSQRLNFNEANKFCKNISSHMLIINDNEEQQFIRTAISKGYFWLGLTDKEEENVWKWVDGTIPVFTNWKPGQPDNWTHGHVNGEDCAGLIHNANWNDFYCTDRIGFICERSSELVVPVL; from the exons acgAATTTactgatgaagaggaggtgCAGTCCTTCGGCTACAAACGGTTTG TTGTCCAAAGGATGGACAATGTCACTGAGGGCATGCAGAATTATGGAGGCAAGATCAATGCTGTTGAAACAGACTTAAAGAAACTAG atgaTCAAGCAGGAGAGAAGTCCCTCAATGCCACCAGTGAAATCAGTACCTTCAAATCAGATCTGGAAGTGTTACAAAACCAACTGAAAGACATTAGCAGTAGAGCAACAAGCAACAGAGACATGCTAGAAGACCTTCTAGTCACAGGAGACAATATGGAGAATGGCCACATCTCGCTTCAACGTGTCCTGGATGGTAACGCAGACGCACTGCGTGGGATCAATCAGTCCTTGGCTTCCTACAGTGGAATGATTGACAACCTCCAGGCAAACACTGCACGACTCCAGTCTGAGCTCCAAGAGCAGGTCAAAGTGCAGAGTGAGACTCAAGTGAATGTCAATTCACTTAATATCACCCAAGGACAGCAGCGCAACTTGCTCAGCTCGCTACAGAAAACAGTCGAAGATGTTAGTCAGGCGGTACAGAAACTGAAGAATGACTATCAGATTCTGCAGCAAACAGCCAATTATACGCGTTCAGACTCACAGTGGCTGAAAGAAAAGATCCAGAATCTTCAGGTTTTGGCTGCAAATAATTCTGCTGTGGCCAGCTCCAATGGAGACACACTGGATGACTTGAGAACCCAGCTGAATGCCTTGGCCATCCAAATCCAGAATACCTCAGCCATCACAGACAGTCATGACCAAGGCTTGCGTGAGATGATGGATCGCCAGAGAGACAGTGATAATGCCACCTCATTAAAGTTTGATGAGATGGAAGTACGATTGGACAAGCATGAGAACACCATGGACCGTGTGACAGGAAACATGAGCTTTGCCGCGCAGATCTTGGGTGTCATCAGTTCTGACCTGACCGGCCTGAGATCCTGTGCTGAGACAGTGATGAGGCATACGGACCTGCTAGCAGACTTGAATGCCACCATGGAAGAGGCCAAAACCAACAGCAAAGACCTGCGCACACAGCAGGATGAGCTTGCAACCAGGTTGGACCAAGAGGTGAACAACCTGTCCAATGTGATGGAGGAGATGAAGCTGGTAGACAGCAAACACTCACAGCTCATTACAAACTTCACCATTCTGCAGG gtCCGCCAGGTCCAAAAGGCTCCAGAGGTGATAAAGGTCCCCAAGGGCCGATGGGCCAGACAGGAGAGAAGGGAGATAAAGGAGACAAAGGAATGCCAGGCCTGGTGGGACCAAAAGGAGACCGAGGTCCTACTGGACAAGCAGGTGTGACAGGTCCAAAAGGTTCCACTGGTGCTCGGGGGCTTTCAGGACCTAAAGGGTCCAGAGGCTCTGGAGGCAGACCTGGAAACCCTGGTGAGAAAGGTGACCCTGGAGCAAATGGGTACCCTGGAGCCAATGGAAATCCTGGATTGCCAGGGCCACAAGGGCCACAGGGACTTAAAGGAGCAGCAGGACCTCCAGGCTTAGAGGGGCCTCGTGGGCCTGTTGGTCCAATTGGCCCTGCTGGTCCTCCAGGCCTTCCAGGCTTGCCTGGGCCTGTGTCTTCTGTCAATATAAAACCAACCAGATCCCCTCAAGTTATCAAACCTCCCCTACCGACTTTAGCCTCAGTTCCAACAGAGAGATCAAAAAACTCTGCACAGATACAGCCCCCAGCTGCTGTTTCCACCCCAACACCTG gTTGTCCTTCTGGGTTCAGAAAGTTTGGGGACAGCTGCTACTACTTTTCTTCTGGCTCCCAGAGACTCAACTTTAATGAAGCAAACAAGTTCTGCAAAAACATATCATCCCATATGCTCATAATCAATGACAATGAAGAACAG CAATTCATAAGAACTGCCATTTCAAAGGGCTATTTCTGGTTGGGTCTTACTGacaaggaagaagaaaatgtctggAAGTGGGTGGATGGAACCATACCAGTTTTTAC AAACTGGAAACCTGGTCAGCCCGATAACTGGACTCACGGTCATGTAAATGGAGAGGATTGTGCGGGTCTTATCCATAATGCTAACTGGAATGATTTCTACTGCACAGACCGCATTGGGTTCATATGTGAACGTTCATCCGAGT TGGTGGTTCCAGTTTTATAG